The Etheostoma spectabile isolate EspeVRDwgs_2016 chromosome 9, UIUC_Espe_1.0, whole genome shotgun sequence DNA segment AAATGATGTTGCATAAAGATTCACATTTGAATATTaaatcaacagaaaaacagacaattGTGGAAAGAAATGTTAAGTTGTAAAATATATTAAGTTTTATATTTATCATTTACAGGTTAAGTGTTTGTAtaactttttaaatcaactaAAATATTTTTAGCTCCAAAAGTCTGATAATAAAGGCCTGTTTTAcatcatttatatttgaaaacaaacattaGGTAACTAAGGCCTTCAGCTTGTAATTCGACTCATACAGCGCTAAAACATCTGTGATACAGGGGACAATTAGTAAAAATCATTGCTAGTTTAAAGATGTTGAAATCAAGAGCTAATGTCTTTTTGCTGCTTTGTACAGGTTGGAGATAACAGAGATCCTTTCGCAGGAATATGGACGAAAGAAAAACGAAACCTTGTACCTGAACTACTCTCATGTCCAGCCCCGTCTCTGAGGACAGCTGCTCTCTGACGTGGCGTGCCGGCTTCGGCGAGTTTTTGTAGGCACTTTTGAGGGTCTCTAGCTGCTTGGCCGTGATGGTGGTCCTCGGTCGCTTGGTCCCCGCCTCTGAATCATCTGAAAACATCATTTGGTGTGAGTGACGTCTTCTTATATTTGTCATGTTGCCTTAACAGTCAGTGCCCCTTGGCCTTTGCGTGGAGTGTACGCGCGTTAAATGAAGTGAATGGTCATGTATGGAAGTGTATTGTTGTCCTTGTGCATCTGTCCCACTCCCACAGCAGAGGACATAAATCTACACAGCCAGAGTGCCAGAGGAATGGAGTTATTGGGGCTGCTTCACTTTACATAATCAATCAGAGATGCATGGAAATCTCagaagagatggagggagagagacagcatACACACCCAGACCAAAAACAACATAGATCCACAGTCAGTAGTCATCACTGCATTACTCAGTGTACATAGCTTTATCTGTCACATCTTCTACTGTGATTCTGATGTATATAATGCCAGACTCACATAGGCTGTGTCTGACTGTAAAGGAGTCCTGATTGTTGAAACAAATTGTTTCTAAGTAAAGTTTCAAcctgtatttttcttttacattggCTGGATTTAAGTTGAGTATCAGCTAATGCTGCCACTTATTTTTTTGGAAGCTTGCAGACCTACCATTTTGTTTTGCAGTCTCATAATCCACCTTGCACACAAGCCTCCCATCCTCCATTAGGTAAAACTCGTCCCCGGTGGCCAGTTGTCGGCTGCACATGACGCAGGCAAAGCAGTGGAGGTGATACACAAAGTCCTGTGCCTTCCGCACAACCTGCGTTGGAGGGATCCCTTGTTGGCATGATGCACATTTTGTTCCAAAACGCCTGCAGGAAAACATGAAGAAGGGAGCAGCCATTAGAACATTTGATGCAAAACGCCAGCAGGGTAGACTGACTTCCTTTCCATTTATGCCCACTTTACAGGCTGGTGGAGATAGCGAGACCAACCAAGATTAAAATTTCACATGCCAGACAGATATTTCTTTAACTGCAGCCAAGAATGATGGCACAGTGTCTGTATTAATAGAAGCTCCAGCTGTTGTAGAGAGAAAAATCAGCACTGGAATGCATTTCTGTTAACGATAGACCTGATGGATGGAGAGGATCAAtgcactgtggtgtgtgtgtgtgtgtgtgtgtgNNNNNNNNNNtgtgtgtgtgtgtgtgtgtgtggaggaagaggaaaaaaagaaggaggAGATGGGGTGCCCACAGTAAACACACCCAGAGGAGAACCAATAAAACACTGACTCGGGAGAGGCTTTAAATCAGACAGCCTAACCACAGATATAAAAAGAGCAAGGTGAAGCCTCCAAATCACGACTTGGAGGCATACACCACTGAATCTGTGTGTctacatgtgtgtatgtctatgtTTTCCAGTCACACAGGTGTCCCTCGCCACAGCACTGAAGATGCAAACGTCCCCCTGCTGTCACCCGGGGTCGACTAACACTGTTAGCTCTCTTTAGGTCTCATTCAAGCTTTGAGCATTAAAACCTTTCAAACATGATTTAGTGAAAAGCCTGGATCTGCTGACCCTGTTTTGGATAAAAGTCAAACTCAATTGTCTTCTCTAATGCCTCAAAAATCCAATcgtttacaagaaagaaagataggGGGAAATGGCAAAAAAGAGAGTAACAGAAAAGGGGTTTTGAGCTCTTGTTTTTTACTTCTTCTTTATGATGTCAGCAGGACTAAACAGCCAGTAAAAAGGTGAATTATGTAGAAATATGAATATTCTGAATACcttaatcaataaataaatcatacaatattattaaaattatgtatacctaaacaaataaaaataaataatcataaaattaaaaattgaacatgggaattttttgtttgaattactttcaatcattttggaagattgtgttgagaccttatttatctgtcattttaattgtaTATATGTACgcattactgtatttatttatatatatatatatatatatatatatatatatatatatatatatatatatatatatatatatatatgttcaaataaactactactactactactaaaatACAGTCCAACATGGTACCTTGAGCTGAGTAATAATGATATCCATTTATAACAGACCAGCAAAGTTATAGAtgttacaaataataataataatacaaaatcaTTTCAACTATTAGATATAGATAATCAATATTACTAACGTTGGCTCTCTAGCTCCCTCTGGATGTTTTGGTTTAAGAAATAGGCTACATAATAAGATTGTTAAAACTTACTATAAAAATAAGTAGATTGTCTTCATTTATTACAATAAAGCATGACTTTCCATGAAATAAAAAGGCTTCTCAAATTCCTAAACAAAAAATGATATTAACTAGAAACACTGGATTCATGCTAATATGCTAATTAGCAACTTCGAAATCAAGTAGCTAACTTAACGTTAGGCTAGCAAGTTAAGCTAATGTTGCTAACATTTTTTTACCACATGGAATATAGTAGgctgttttttaaatatcaaaatatacgAATTATTCAAAGACTTATTTCCGTAAGAATCAGTCCCTTTTCACCCTTATCAGTGGTGAAAGTGAGCAACATGTTGAATAAAGTCAACGTTACTTTCTCTGGGGGCAACTCTGCTAGCTTGCTTGGATCATGTTTGCTTTCACAATTTAGCTAGGCCAAGAAACCAACTCAAAGAAAGCCTGGGTTAACTATGAACAAatatataagaacaaatatataATTTCATCATTAAgacaaaagaaataagaaaCTGACTTGAAGAAATCCTCCTTGCAGTAGACGCTCCCTGCCCGGGAGAAGCATTTGTCCGCCAGCGGAGTCTGACAGTCGGCGCACTTGAGGCACTTGGAGTGCCAGTGTCTGTCCAGCACCTTCAGGATGAACTTGTCCAGGATGTGTTGACTACAGCCGGCACACTGAGGGATCTCTGCGGGGGGGGAaagagcgcacacacacacacacacacacacacacacacacacacacacacacacacacacacacacacacacacacacacacacagtgagtgtAGAACAGAGAGAGGTGAGCATCCCTTGATATCCATAGAAATAAATGTTATCAGGCAACCGTTAGACACGGTATAACTACATGCTTATAAAtttgaatctgaatctgaaaacAGGTGGATTTTCCCTCCATCATGTCTCAACCTGCAGGTCAGTCTTGAAAAGCACACTAGCCTATATATTTCTGTCTTTACATAATATTAACTGGTCATTTGAGATTCATAATAGGACAATTgttatattgtattatttatgaTATTCAAAGATACAAGTCGTATTTTCAAAAGCTTCAATCAGTCTCTTTTATTTTAGCCATATTCGTTTTGAGTAGTTAGTTTTATTTTGACCCACTTTTGTCTCGCtgatttcttatttttaatcatGTGAAATTACgtgatgactttttttgaatttttcatatttgttaacaataaaaatagaGGATGCCACGTATTAAAAAGGCAGTTAATCTGTAGGCTATATGAAGCgctttgaagaagaaaaaaaatgtccgtCACTGTCCAAGGTGCTGAACTCAGAGCTGTTTCCCAGCACTGCACGCGTAGACGTTCTTCATATTGATTTGTATTAATTTTGTTAACCAGTGCTGTTTCTCTGAAGCTTGATCATCTATCCAGATGTGCTTCTGCTTCTGCTATGGTGGCAAATCAGGGTCAAGGAGGTTCAATTTAATTTAGTGGTTGTGAAAAACACTACATGGGAAGCAGCAGCAGACCACATGTGCacccagagaaagagagaccgTACTGATTCCCTGAGGTTACATATTCAACAGCGGCGTCTCTGATCTACAGTGAACTGCAGATTTCAAAAACTATCCTAGCATTTAACTCATCAATCAAAGAGAGTCGAATGTTGGTCCATAACGAAATAGATATTTCCTCTCAAGCTAAACCTTTAATAAACCAAATGCCATAAATTAGTCTAACTAAACACAGATATCCTAACACAAGATATGTTGTGCATAATCTAGTTTATTTCATAGGCATTTAAACTGGTGTCTTTAATCATATGCTTTCCATTACATTTAACAGAGAATCAATCCGTTATTTATATTGTGTCATCTGAAAACCAACCTTCAATCTTCTTCAATTATTCTGTAAATAAATAGCAATGccatttttaatacatttgcTTTCGTGGCTTCACTTAGTCAAACATCCACATGATATCTGATAATGCAAAATCAATATCGAggagaaatggagagaaaacaccagacacaacacacacgcgcGCTCACACGAGCTGCGGCGGCGAGGCTGTTCACTGTTAAGACAAAACATCATCTAGGCCTATGATAGCCGTCTAAATCTTatcacagcacacacagaacaaAGCTCCCGGGTTATGCAACATGGAGGTCGAGGCAGTTTGCACACAAGTAGACACACGCATGTTGTATGTAAATGCACGTTCAGCCCGTTAAATGTGCAGAATATGTAATAAAGTTGTGCTAGTTCATTTGcgttaaaatacttttaattcgAGACATTTGTGACTGAAATGAATTACATTTAACTGTACCAAAAAATAACAAgcatatttttttcatattagtTCGTATTTTTCTGAAGAAGATAAAATGTAACTTGCTTAAAAATATCCGGCCTATTCATATTTCAttttacagcaaaaaaacagcaaatgacAACGATGCCCACAGTAACTACAGAGCAACATTcctgcacagacagacagggtcATAGCGATGGACTGGCTTTGTTTAACCTCGATAGTGAGTGAATTCAACAGGGATGGTGCAAGAAGTTATTTAGAAAGGATTGCGCTTGAATCTGCgtcttggcttttttttttaacatgaggAAAAACAGAGGCATTTTGAATATCTGGAGATAAGTGGTGGGTGGGCGAAGCTGAGCGGGTGCGACAGAAATGATGCTTAAAGGAAAGCAGCACAATCTTGGCAACGACACAAGGGCCAccgtccagtgtgtgtgtgtgtgtgtgtgtgtgtgtgtgtgtgtgagagagagagagtgtaagagtatgtgagagtgtgtgagagagagagagagagagagagacgtctTTATGTCTTGAAGACGAGGTCTTCATATCTTGGTATCTCTTGCCACCACTCTCCACTCTTTCAATTCATTCTAGCCTATAATTCAGTCTCATCATCTCCCTCATTtcacacaggaagtaaaacacatttacagtccaacagttttttatttttttctatgtaGAATAAGTGCAGTCTGGCAGCCATTTAAACTTTCAATTGTCAAATGATTTGTGGTAATTAAACGTGGAGTAAACACTACATATCCCAGAATAATAGCCGGCAGGTTAGGGTTTGGGTGTAATTGCCCTGAGTCAGCAGAGCACTCTGTTCATGATATAAAATAAAGGTGTAGATAAATTCTCTGTTGCTTTTATTCCTGCAATAATCCAGGTTTAAATCCAGGATGAATGCTGGTATGCTGCAGGGGGTTGAGTGGCAGGATCTTTATCCAATCTTTTAATCTGACTCGATTTATAAAATTAAAGAGCATAAGCCGATAGTCTCTTTGTTGGTTAGGTTTAAATACTTTGTTGAATTCTAAAATGCCAACATAAAGTTATTCTATCCCCCTTGCTTTTTATTCTTCGCATTAGGTTTGTTTACACTAAACAGGCGACAACAATGTGGTACAAAgagaatattattattttgtattttgggttATTTGGAAGCCAAATGTGTGTCATAATTTAGCCTAAATATTTAGACCTGGAAAGAACAATTTTGATCAAACATCGTATCATCGGTGTTTTGAAATCTAGGAACCGTCCTGTAATTATCTCACTTTAtcatcccatttttttttttttttggaggtNNNNNNNNNNGATCCAGCTGTACATTTGACTAACTCGCATATTTAGGTCAGAGCAGGGGTGTATTCCATTGCACTTCTATCCTGATTGCACGATCAGATTATAAAGGGCCTGGAACGGATTAACACGCCGGGACGAATGGATGTATGGGATTTTCTAGCCTTTGATGCTGAAAAGTAGAAGACGCAATAAGATGCTGAAAAATAACTGTGAGAAATATTTGGTCGTGTCCTGATAGAATAATGGCACACACAAACTTCGGGCTGATACTACTGCTTTCACCACTACTGCTAACATCCTGACCTTAATTGTAaaacatacacactaatatCAAGGCCTCACTATAGAAACGAAAacgaggaagaaaaaaaactttatcagGCAATTATTTGACCCAGTAATGAGTGTCAATCACAGTCAGTGTGCATTTGTCTGATGGGTGATGACAACTGCGTCTGATGTCTTGGCCATGCAGGCTCGTTTACAAATTAACAGCTGGCTGGGAAGGCTCACTGTGAGCCCAACATCCTGACCGGGGATGCAGCAAAGTTTGAGGCCAAACTGGAAAATGAAATACTGTTGctttaaataacagaaattattctctctcttttttttctaggGGTGGGATGAATAACCAAAGTGCCTTTGCACTATACGTGTTGCATCCTATTGCAGACTACAGCCAAGTGAggctgcaaagatgaattggACATGCGGGATAGTCATTGCTTGACTTTGAGGCCAATGATCAGTATTCAATAATCAGTATTATTTAAGACGTCTATGCTCGTTGAAATACAAGCAGCATGACACATCATTGGCCTGTACGTGACAATCTAAGACAGAGAGCTCCAGCCCCCTCTCCCCATCCTCATTCTCGGCCGAGTTACTGTAACTGAACCCCTCTCCCTACAGCAAAAGCCCGCAGCACAGGTTGCACTCGCCACCCGGTTTCCAGATTGATAATCGACAAAAAAAGGAGGGTAATGTCTTACGTTGCAGTGGCACTCCGAGAATCTCCGGTAAACTCTTTACAGGACTCTCTGTCGGTAGGACCGCCGCACTTTGCATCATCGTGATCCAAACCGGGAGACAAACGCACGCACATACACCCGCAACACGGTGGGCGCACTCCCCGTCCTGtcttttggagaaaaaaaagtatatgatgatgctgatgttgaggcctctctcctctctgcaggCTGAGCTCTCCTCGCTGTCCCGCCAAGCCTCTATCCCTGTACGGTCTCTATTCCCGGGATGATGTCCGTGCCGTGCTGAGCTGTTTTGGAGTGAATCAGACAGGCTGCTAGGTCCATTCAGCGCTGCAGGGGCGGCGGGGCCTGACGTCACCACGGCAGTGGCTCAACGGGGGCCAATAGGAGCGCAGGAAGAGGAGGCCCCCGGGGCGGAAAGCATCCTCCATAGGTGTACGAGcgaggaggagaaaggagaggaggagaagcgTCTAACATGgtgtatgaaaatgttttaagagAGGCGGGGCCTTGTTCCTTTGGAGACCATAAATAGCTCACTGCAGTGGCTCCTGGAGGGGCCCCGGGCCAGCAGGGCTCCTTCTGGGaaggagcaggagggggaggggcaTGCAGCCAGGAGACTGAGGATCAGTTCACTTTTATTTCAGGAATTACCAATAAGACAATTTATAAAGAAAAGAGAGTTGTCCTTGCAGATGTCACTTCTGCTCATATGCAGCTGTGTGATCATTTGGAAACAAATGTTTCTTCAACATGCACCAGACTGCTTGAAAGAGATTGAACCCAAAATTGATGTTTTATTGGCTAGATGATCAGCAACACtggaaataattttaaaattaatctttgtttttttcattgagCTAGACATATTAGATGGGCATGTGTGCACATAAAAGGTGGATTTAAAAGCAAGCACTCGTTTTTTagtttcaatattttttttcataggGAAGAGATGGCAACCTGATTTGTCACCACCAGGTACAGTATGGGAGCAAAAACGAAACAACACCACAGAAATGATATCACTGAACACATGTCTGAGTCAAATTCACACCACCTTCACTTGCACGAGCTGTACTGTTTCCCGGCGGTGTGGCAGCACCCACGCTGCTGGTTTTCTCTCAGTGACAGGTGGGATTAGGAGTCTGGGCGCAGTCCTCCTGACACTGTTCATTTCAAACCCCATCGTCTGACACTGCTCTCCCGGATAACATATTCCCCCCGGAGGGCTGCTAGTTCAAGCTAGATGAACTCAATCTTCGCTTCCAATTTACTTCAAGCAtggaaagaaaagcacacagagGCGCTTTCCCGCTGGTCCGCTTCCAAACCAACGCAGGTTCTTTCCATCAACAGAGTGTAAGCGTCTGCAGGTCCCAGATCACACCACATCTGCCCAGACACATCTGGATACACGCTATACAACAACACCACTGagtttactttgaaaaaaaaaaaaaaaggttatttgaCTTTGacatcaataataaaaatgtcatttcGTTTCAGTGGTTTTTCAGCCCTTAAAATGTTATGCTGATATCAACCCACAGAAGCTCTAGAATTAGTGCAGAAAATGTAAGGTAAAAAGATTGTTGTCGTGGAAAAAATGTTTCCGAATAATATTGAAAACAAGTGTTATTCAATTATCAATGAATCTGTAGATAGTGCGTATATACAAATTACTAAAATGGGTGTCATGTTGGGAACTCAGATATTCTGAATGGGAAAATAAATTGGATTTTGCGTGTGTCCAATTCAAACAAGTAAACATTTCCCTGCTACATTATGCCGATTTATCTTTTCCCGTAGTCTATGTTTCCGACTGTTTATTCCATTGTCACACACCGTTCATATATCCTAA contains these protein-coding regions:
- the lhx4 gene encoding LIM/homeobox protein Lhx4: MMQSAAVLPTESPVKSLPEILGVPLQQIPQCAGCSQHILDKFILKVLDRHWHSKCLKCADCQTPLADKCFSRAGSVYCKEDFFKRFGTKCASCQQGIPPTQVVRKAQDFVYHLHCFACVMCSRQLATGDEFYLMEDGRLVCKVDYETAKQNDDSEAGTKRPRTTITAKQLETLKSAYKNSPKPARHVREQLSSETGLDMRVVQVWFQNRRAKEKRLKKDAGRHRWTQFYKSVKRSRGGTKVEKESSADDAGLSDSELSFRDDQVLSDLGHTNGLYGSVGDVTNSAVLNGGFSVDAAGQPYHDIRAGSPYGLPQSPSSITSLPGHTPLLNNLGFSMDSLVVQGGPGGVGQALRAMAGGPTSDLSTGSSTGYPDFPTSPASWLDEMDHSQF